Genomic segment of Neoarius graeffei isolate fNeoGra1 chromosome 7, fNeoGra1.pri, whole genome shotgun sequence:
tctttttactttattttttaattacttACTCTTATTTATTACTCTAAACTATGCCTTGGTGCCTTTTATTACATGATTTCTTGTTTTAAGATTGCATTGACCTGTGTTATTGGTCCTTAGTTGTCAGGTCATGTTGTcatctctctgtgtgtatggtgTCCTCAAGTTACGCTGTCTTTGTGTTTTATGGTGTCCTCAAGTCTTTTTACCTGCTtgtccagcactttggtcagctgcCTCTGTTGtattttaaagtgctttataaataaacttgacttgacttgacttgacacagtcGTGCACTGATAGCGATAAGGCCAGAGAGGCTACAAACTGGATTTCTTCCTGTTCCACCGGCAAGATCCTGCTTCCTCTCTCGCatgcaaagcacacacacacacacacagactctccgTTTCAGTGTGTGCGCATGTTCACTTCTCTTTCTTGCTCTCTGTGATGTAAATAGATTTTTCCATTTGATGGGATGTCAGATGTGATGAGTGAAAGCTAATGAGAAGctattttggtttgtttgttttagttttgtttttctttgacgTTGCTgacatttgtttgttttgtttgtttgggttttactGTTAGTGTCTTTTTTCATGTTATTTTCTTGTAACACACATTTATTGTCaaaatgttcagatgtatgtatgtatgtatgtacatgtatgtactgtatgtaagtATGTAGTCTATGTATGTAGGTTAAAACTTATTAAAaatatttgggaaaaaaaataaattccaCACATTTTTGCTCCATGTGGCTACTTCGGAACATAACAGCATTCAAAAAGCTCCCCTGGGCGTCACAAGTTGCCTGGAAATGAACCGAGACGCTTTCTGGAAAAATGGGTGACTTTATAGTGATGGGGTGTTCAGTCTTTTACCCCAAGTTACATTTCAAAAACCTGTAGTGGCATGAAATGAAATGAACAAAATCTTCAAGGCAGGTATGATCCAGATCAATATTTTATCTGATTCTACTTCACATTTTATCTCTGTTACCTGTCAGCACCTTGTGGTCAGTCATTACTCAGGTATTTTGGCATTAAGTGGGACAGGAGCTCCGTATGATCATATTATACACTGTGATACTTTTCTAAAACAAGGGCTTCCTGCAGACACATGGTCATGGGTGTGTGTGAACATATGCACATCCTGAGGCACAAGAAAAACTGGATCTCCAAGTTAATTCCATGAAATTGTTCACACATCGTTTTCAACTTTTTTTGTGTTGGAAGTCGAAAGCAGACAATTTATTACAGAAGATTCCTTCATCCACTTCAATTTTCTTTATCACACAAAAGCACTGGGAAAGTGAAATGACACACTTCATCCAACGTTGTAAGTGAAATCATTTTATTAGTGATGCAGAAGATTTAAACAGTGCAGCAAGACACTATTTTCCTACATGTAGATGCATCAGAAAGAACTTCTAACATTAGTGAAGAAGCAAAGTATTCATTTTCCTTCATGGAGATGaaatatttttttgtttaaaGCAAGATGAATCCAAGCGCTCCAGCCACAGATCCTCCTGCAGTCCCCACGGCAACCTGGCCAGCGGCAGAAAGTCCAGCAGCTCCTAAACATCACAAGAACATGAAATCAAATCATGAGAGAACTCTATTTGCTTTTGTACTGCATTTACGATCATGTCTGTGATTACCGATGGACTGCAGGACAGCAACAACACTTCCTGCTGCGATACCGCCACCATTAGCAACTGCCGCTGCTGACATCATCGATGAAGCGATGGATCCTGCTGCGATGCCAGCAGAGGTGAAACCCAGCGCTGTAACCACAACCGGAGCTGCTGCTACAGCACCGGCTTCAGGACAAAACAGTCACACAGAAGTGGAATGAACAACTACATCCACACAGCCTTGTTCTCATTATGACTGTATTTGGCACAAAAGGCTGCATGTGTAGATTTAGGAAGGGATGGAGGAGTAGAGATGTGTCCCTATCCTGTCCAATATTTGAAtgggagcagcatattccataagagagcacttttcagattaaaaaagaaaacatactgaaggctactgggttttggtgcagaatgaagaagcgagtgtgaccgtcaaaatgtccagaagaactgtggctggttctggaagacgctcagtaaaacctacagctcatttccttataaaaccgcactcactggacctaagactaaagcaaagggtcgtctcacgccaaatatcgactttgtttcatttactatggcttactgattactatttatagtattttttttttatgttgaaacatttaatttcattatttttaagacatttttggtcgacagcatttccttATGATTTATGTCCTTGTATCTATCCAGCAACCCCGAGTCACCTTCATCAAGGGTTATGACAAACATAAGCCCCTTCCAAATCCCCAAAGACAAAAGCAGCCGGAGGAGGGaacccacactgcaaaaaatgatatcttagaaagtgaaaatatcttgaaaatagttgaaacgatctagcatttcctattagaagaatacaagacaccaattctaagattattaaacctcgttctagattgcaaccaacttattctaagatgtcttaccaagtaaaaatatctgtccatgcagcaagataatttcactaggattaagtaattttctcttcaaattcagttttcactaTTTTGCAGTGCAGATTcccaacagggcggcacggtggtgtagtggttagcgctgtcgcctcacagcaagaaggtccgggttcgagccccgtggccggcgagggcctttctgtgcggagtttgcatgttctccccgtgtccgcgtgggtttcctccgggtgctccggtttcccccacagtccaaagacatgcaggttaggttaactggtgactctaaattgaccgtaggtgtgaatgtgagtgtgaatggttgtctgtgtctatgtgtcagccctgtgatgacctggcgacttgtccagggtgtaccccgcctttcgcccgtagtcagctgggataggctccagcttgcctgcgaccctgtagaaggataaagcggctagagataatgagatgagatgagattcccaaCAGCTGCGGAGGCAGATGAGCACAATACCAGATGGATTGGTTATGAGGCGCAGCTCTGTTAAAGCAAGTTAACTGCAGTTCGTTGCAGTTTCAATGCCAGATATGATCTGCGCCACAGTAGAAGGCTTTGAATTTATAGTGTGTGGGCTCCAGCTCCAGCTTAAACAAAGCCACATCTAAGACTCTTCTTCCTAACCTGTTCAGGTCAGAGGGAATCCGTCCAAGTCCATACCTTCCATTTATTCTCGTCAgctttcaagacaaacaaacaatcacCCTTGCAAAAGACAACATTTTCGACCTACCTGCTCCAGCTCCGGCGAGTAAGAATGTTACTGTTAGAAAGTAAAAGATTAGAAAATAATTAATATTCGTGCACTTAATAGCATACATCTGATCAAATCTGAATAAACAAGAGACTAGTTACCTAACCCCATGTTGTCTGCACAGCCAGGAAACAAGCACGAGCTTTTAAAGTCTTTTGCATGAAGGCAGCTGGGAGGTGGAGCACTTCCACAGAAATGAAACTTTCAGCCTGCTTGTGAAatgaaacagcaacaacaacaacaacaacaacactgagcCAAGACCCTGTGATAACTCTGGAGCCTTTCTCACTGCCACGTTCATCCACACCAGGCAATGTGAAATTTTAATCTTCAGAAAGTCCTCATTCACAACTCCACAGGTTTGAAATTTGGCTGAAATACAATTTATGATGTGATCAgtggtttggaaaaaaaaattacacacacacacacacacacacacacacacacacacacacacacacacacacacacgctggccactttattaggaacacccatctgcTGCTTTctgatcagccaatc
This window contains:
- the LOC132888540 gene encoding interferon alpha-inducible protein 27-like protein 2B; its protein translation is MGLVTFLLAGAGAAGAVAAAPVVVTALGFTSAGIAAGSIASSMMSAAAVANGGGIAAGSVVAVLQSIGAAGLSAAGQVAVGTAGGSVAGALGFILL